The following coding sequences are from one Anguilla anguilla isolate fAngAng1 chromosome 12, fAngAng1.pri, whole genome shotgun sequence window:
- the LOC118209671 gene encoding olfactory receptor 52E4-like: MNSLNSTIFLNTTFVRPPFFFINGLNNMPYAKYYYVFLCFVFVVSVLGNSFVMFIIYTERSFHTPKYMAVFNLALADLGESTALIPNLIAMFLFNSQYISFDACLANMFFVFFFSSLQSLTLTVLAYDRLVAICLPLRYHDIITMPAMTVILTVVWACDSVLLILMVILITRLSFCKSIVVKSYFCDHGPIYSLACNDTNINFIIAYVNMILLLYVPFILTALSYVFIAGALFKIASWEGRFKAIKTCSAHLILVALYYLPIMGTYIAALTLTLQPNARIMSTSFAKAITPMLNPIIYVLNTEEVKEFTKKKFKRKR; encoded by the coding sequence ATGAACTCCCTGAATTCCACCATCTTTCTAAATACTACTTTTGTGCgtcccccattttttttcatcaatggtTTGAATAACATGCCCTATGCCAAATACTACtatgttttcctgtgctttgtttttgtggtctCTGTGTTGGGGAACtcctttgtcatgtttattATATACACAGAGCGCAGTTTTCACACCCCAAAGTATATGGCCGTTTTTAATTTGGCTCTAGCTGACTTGGGTGAAAGTACTGCTCTTATTCCAAATTTAATTGCAATGTTTCTTTTCAATTCACAATACATCTCCTTTGACGCTTGCTTggccaacatgttttttgtgtttttcttttcctctttacAGTCCCTCACTCTTACCGTTCTGGCCTATGACAGATTGGTGGCAATATGCTTGCCACTGAGATatcatgacatcatcacaatgcCAGCAATGACTGTGATATTAACAGTGGTGTGGGCATGTGATTCAGTTTTGCTGATTTTAATGGTGATTCTAATAACCAGGTTGTCCTTTTGTAAATCCATTGTGGTAAAAAGCTACTTCTGTGATCATGGACCCATATACAGTTTGGCATGTAATGACACTAACATCAATTTTATCATTGCATATGTTAACATGATATTATTGCTTTATGTACCCTTTATTTTGACTGCCCTTTCATATGTGTTTATTGCTGGTGCACTGTTTAAAATAGCTTCATGGGAAGGGCGATTTAAAGCCATTAAGACTTGTTCTGCACACCTAATACTGGTGGCTTTATATTATCTTCCGATAATGGGAACCTACATTGCTGCACTAACTTTAACCCTTCAGCCCAATGCCAGGATCATGAGTACATCATTTGCAAAGGCCATTACCCCCATGTTGAACCCAATCATTTATGTGCTGAACACTGAAGAGGTAAAGgaattcacaaaaaagaaattcaaaagaaaaagataa
- the LOC118209670 gene encoding olfactory receptor 1-like: protein MNSLNSNLSLNTTFVRPPYFFITGLNNMTHAKYYYVFLSCVFVVSVLGNSFVIFIIYTERSFHTPKYLAVFNLAVADLGETAALIPNFIAMFLFDSQYISFDACLANMFFVFFFASLQALTLTVLAYDRLVAICLPLRYHAIITMRAMVVILTVMWAYDSVLLILMVSLVTRLSFCKSIVVKSYFCDHAPIFFLACNDYLVNAIMAIANIALLLYVPFILTVLSYAFISVALFKIASWEGRLKAIKTCSAHLMLVALYYLPILGTYIAAIAFTVPPNARIMSTSFANAITPMLNPIIYVLNTEEVKEVSKKKFLRRKLQK, encoded by the coding sequence ATGAACTCCCTGAATTCCAACCTCTCTCTAAATACTACTTTTGTGCGTCCCCCTTATTTTTTCATCACTGGTTTGAATAACATGACCCATGCCAAATACTACTATGTTTTCCTGAGCTGTGTTTTTGTAGTATCTGTGTTGGGGAACtcctttgtcatttttattatatacacaGAGCGCAGTTTTCACACCCCAAAGTATTTGGCcgtttttaatttggctgtaGCTGACTTGGGTGAAACTGCTGCTCTTATCCCAAATTTTattgcaatgtttctttttgattcACAATACATCTCCTTTGACGCTTGCTTggccaacatgttttttgtgtttttctttgccaGTTTGCAAGCACTCACTCTAACTGTTTTGGCCTATGATAGATTGGTAGCAATATGCTTGCCACTGAGATACCATGCCATTATCACAATGCGAGCAATGGTTGTGATATTAACAGTGATGTGGGCATATGATTCAGTTTTACTGATTTTAATGGTGTCTTTGGTTACCAGGTTGTCCTTTTGCAAATCCATTGTAGTAAAAAGCTACTTCTGTGACCATGCACCGATATTCTTTCTGGCATGCAATGACTATCTTGTCAATGCTATCATGGCAATTGCTAATATAGCATTATTACTTTATGTACCCTTTATTTTGACTGTACTGTCATATGCGTTTATTTctgttgcactttttaaaatagcttCATGGGAAGGGCGACTTAAAGCAATTAAGACTTGTTCTGCACACCTAATGCTGGTGGCTTTATATTATCTTCCAATACTTGGCACCTACATTGCTGCAATTGCTTTTACTGTTCCTCCCAATGCCAGGATCATGAGTACATCATTTGCAAATGCCATTACCCCCATGTTGAACCCAATAATTTATGTGCTGAACACTGAAGAGGTAAAGGaagtctcaaaaaaaaaatttcttagAAGAAAACTGCAGAAATAA